From the genome of Syntrophales bacterium, one region includes:
- a CDS encoding MFS transporter yields MSFRFTQYRRLMLAVIAVTYFIACLHRHAPTVVARDLAASFNADAVALGFIASSYFYLYAAAQPLAGFLSDTIGPRRVMAAFFVLASLGSLIFGMAPNTTAAFIGRALVGAGAGGIFIPSLKLFSEWYRIRAFAGLTGFMLTIGGLAGIAATLPLTLLVLWSGWRGTFVVIAVISTAMTLLCWLILRDDPGKKGWDRALVGELLQHHAAAEVIRENITVGRRLSLIMGNSDFYKLSIAIFFTTGAFLTFQGLWGIPYLMDSFGLDRIRAGRFLMLFPVGFALGGPVIGVAAERLGLRRRNVLVALTALQFSQWVMLYAFEDRLVMPALMVALFVIGFTSGGSLPISFTITRGLFSHRLMGTAVGLVNTASFLGAALYQPLTGFILRSSNSLRPGAFSIDAYSHLFFLFTLSLAIACVAAALLRGEPP; encoded by the coding sequence ATGTCCTTCCGGTTCACACAGTACCGTCGGTTGATGCTGGCTGTCATAGCCGTCACCTATTTCATAGCCTGCCTTCACCGCCACGCCCCGACAGTCGTGGCCCGTGACCTTGCGGCCTCCTTCAATGCCGATGCCGTGGCCCTGGGTTTCATAGCCTCCAGCTACTTCTATCTCTACGCAGCGGCACAACCCCTCGCGGGGTTCCTTTCAGACACGATCGGGCCCCGGCGTGTCATGGCCGCCTTTTTTGTCCTTGCTTCACTGGGTTCACTTATTTTCGGCATGGCGCCCAACACGACAGCGGCCTTCATCGGGCGCGCGCTCGTGGGAGCCGGGGCCGGGGGTATTTTCATCCCGAGCCTGAAGCTGTTTTCAGAATGGTACCGGATCCGGGCATTCGCCGGCCTGACCGGGTTCATGCTGACCATCGGAGGCCTGGCGGGAATAGCGGCAACACTTCCTCTCACGCTGCTGGTGCTGTGGAGCGGCTGGAGGGGAACATTCGTAGTTATCGCCGTCATATCAACGGCCATGACTCTTCTGTGCTGGCTTATCCTTCGCGACGACCCGGGAAAAAAGGGGTGGGACCGGGCACTCGTGGGAGAGCTCCTTCAGCATCACGCCGCCGCCGAAGTCATTCGGGAAAATATCACCGTCGGCAGACGGCTTTCCCTGATTATGGGCAACTCTGACTTTTACAAGCTGTCCATTGCCATTTTTTTTACAACCGGGGCCTTCCTCACCTTCCAGGGCCTCTGGGGCATTCCCTATCTCATGGACTCTTTCGGCCTGGACCGGATCAGGGCCGGCAGATTCCTGATGCTCTTCCCTGTCGGTTTCGCTCTGGGCGGTCCTGTGATCGGCGTCGCCGCCGAACGGTTGGGACTCAGACGCAGGAACGTCCTTGTGGCCCTGACAGCCCTGCAATTTTCCCAGTGGGTCATGCTGTACGCCTTTGAAGACCGACTCGTCATGCCCGCCCTGATGGTTGCTCTGTTCGTCATCGGTTTCACCTCCGGCGGATCATTGCCCATCTCCTTCACTATCACCCGCGGCCTCTTCTCACACCGGCTCATGGGAACCGCCGTGGGCCTGGTGAATACGGCATCCTTCCTCGGAGCCGCGCTTTATCAGCCTCTGACCGGGTTCATCCTTCGGTCCTCAAACAGCCTCCGGCCGGGCGCCTTCAGCATCGATGCCTACAGCCACCTCTTTTTTCTGTTTACACTGTCTCTGGCCATCGCGTGCGTCGCCGCGGCACTGCTTCGCGGTGAACCCCCATGA
- a CDS encoding aminomethyltransferase family protein, producing the protein MTKKTPLYGRHVARRANMADFGGYEMPLWYPSGVKKEHLSVLTGAGLFDTSHMAVLMISGPSAFDLLQRCITKDLSHCVGKDHLPLVPGRSAYGAFLDSAGHVIDDAIVNRISEEIFMVVVNAGMGSAITDHLSKQAGEASLAVDITDLTDQVGKIDLQGPASGKILLSVLEDSNVLFNAMPFFSFKGHFDPSFASTEKVRLVNGTSVLLSRTGYTGEFGFELYMQPDALEDAWNLLEDAGGPRCCEPCGLASRDSLRAGALLPLSHQDIGDWPFINHPWEHALPYDSEKRDFTKTFIGADRLLETRGTGYFTLPFAGFDLRKVAQGPGTSVVDAEDRNLGIVLTCVTDVAIDRQGKRIFSITSPDRPRGFRPRGLCCGFVRTTSPLKVGSMVEIRDDRRSLPVMIMDDLRPDRTARNPIGTMMA; encoded by the coding sequence ATGACAAAAAAAACCCCTCTCTATGGCCGCCATGTGGCTCGAAGGGCAAACATGGCTGATTTTGGCGGCTATGAAATGCCCCTCTGGTATCCCTCGGGGGTGAAAAAAGAGCATCTTTCCGTCCTGACCGGGGCGGGCCTCTTCGACACGAGCCACATGGCTGTTCTGATGATATCCGGTCCCTCGGCCTTTGATCTCCTTCAGCGATGCATCACCAAGGATCTCAGCCACTGCGTCGGGAAAGACCACCTTCCCCTTGTACCCGGTCGATCAGCCTACGGGGCATTCCTCGACTCGGCCGGCCATGTCATAGATGACGCCATCGTCAACAGAATCAGTGAAGAAATTTTCATGGTCGTCGTTAATGCCGGTATGGGTTCCGCCATCACCGATCACCTGTCGAAACAGGCAGGGGAAGCCTCCCTGGCCGTCGATATCACGGATCTGACGGACCAGGTCGGGAAAATCGACCTTCAGGGACCGGCATCCGGTAAAATCCTCCTGTCGGTACTGGAAGATTCGAACGTCCTGTTCAATGCAATGCCTTTTTTCAGCTTCAAAGGCCACTTCGACCCATCGTTCGCGTCCACTGAGAAGGTCCGTCTCGTCAACGGAACTTCTGTTCTTCTGTCGCGAACGGGATATACGGGAGAATTCGGTTTTGAGCTGTACATGCAGCCCGATGCCCTTGAAGACGCCTGGAACCTCCTGGAAGATGCCGGAGGTCCCCGTTGCTGTGAGCCCTGCGGCCTGGCGTCCCGGGATTCACTGAGAGCGGGGGCCTTGCTCCCCCTTTCACATCAGGACATCGGTGACTGGCCCTTCATCAACCACCCCTGGGAGCATGCCCTCCCCTACGACAGTGAGAAAAGAGACTTTACGAAGACCTTCATCGGTGCCGACAGGCTTCTTGAAACCAGGGGCACGGGGTATTTTACCCTCCCCTTCGCCGGCTTCGACCTGCGGAAGGTGGCACAGGGACCGGGCACGAGTGTTGTCGATGCCGAGGACCGGAATCTCGGCATCGTACTGACCTGCGTGACTGATGTCGCCATTGACCGCCAGGGCAAACGGATCTTCAGCATCACGAGCCCCGACAGGCCCCGGGGATTCCGTCCCCGGGGTCTATGCTGCGGTTTTGTTCGCACCACATCGCCCCTGAAGGTCGGCTCCATGGTTGAGATCAGGGATGATCGACGATCTCTGCCCGTCATGATCATGGACGACCTCCGGCCCGATCGGACGGCACGGAATCCGATAGGAACCATGATGGCGTGA
- a CDS encoding CCA tRNA nucleotidyltransferase → MPRAAALRDSMNRVFDAIEDIISPVYEVGGSLRDELLGIEPLDYDFATPHRPEYIEEQVRKAGKRPFLTGKRFGTIGLRLGGRLVEITTFRTERYREGSRSPDVSFVDGITDDLARRDFTINAMARRGDRVIDPFGGKEDLQKRVIRAVGNAVTRFREDPLRMLRAIRFAAQLGFSIDPKTVRAIEQSAHRILQISKERWMTELDRLLAGHRLEEGLRLFMDTGLCRFMIPELSLQKDYEQNSLYHAHNLWDHTILVVQSSQPDINLRWAALLHDIAKPFVRVEKRDPDRGTYRFHDILGHDMVVRLGTHLRWSKDRISTVSGLVREHRMPGSPLKSADDAAKK, encoded by the coding sequence ATGCCCCGGGCTGCGGCATTACGTGATTCCATGAACAGGGTATTCGACGCGATCGAAGACATTATTTCACCGGTCTACGAAGTGGGTGGATCACTGCGGGACGAGTTGCTGGGAATTGAACCCCTGGACTATGACTTCGCGACGCCCCACCGGCCCGAGTATATCGAGGAACAGGTCAGGAAAGCGGGGAAACGCCCTTTCCTGACGGGAAAACGCTTCGGAACCATCGGCCTGCGCCTTGGAGGTCGCCTGGTGGAGATTACGACCTTTCGAACCGAGCGTTACCGTGAGGGGAGCCGGAGTCCCGATGTGTCCTTCGTGGACGGTATTACCGATGACCTTGCGCGGCGGGATTTCACCATAAACGCGATGGCCCGGAGAGGCGACAGGGTCATCGATCCCTTTGGAGGGAAGGAAGATCTGCAGAAGAGGGTGATCCGCGCCGTGGGGAATGCCGTGACCCGATTCAGGGAGGATCCCCTGCGTATGCTTCGGGCCATACGATTTGCGGCGCAGCTTGGCTTCAGCATAGATCCGAAAACTGTCCGGGCTATAGAACAATCGGCCCATCGCATTCTTCAGATCAGCAAGGAACGGTGGATGACGGAATTGGACCGGCTGCTTGCAGGGCACCGGCTTGAAGAAGGGCTGCGGCTTTTCATGGACACCGGGCTCTGCCGATTCATGATTCCGGAACTTTCACTTCAGAAAGACTACGAGCAGAACAGCCTCTATCATGCCCACAATCTCTGGGATCACACGATCCTTGTAGTTCAATCGTCACAGCCGGATATTAACCTGCGCTGGGCGGCACTCCTTCATGATATTGCGAAGCCCTTTGTCCGCGTTGAAAAGAGGGATCCCGACCGGGGGACCTACAGGTTCCATGATATCCTGGGCCATGATATGGTTGTGCGCCTGGGAACACATCTGCGTTGGTCGAAGGACAGGATCAGTACCGTGAGCGGTCTCGTCAGGGAACACCGGATGCCCGGGAGTCCTTTGAAGTCGGCCGACGATGCCGCAAAAAAATGA
- a CDS encoding radical SAM protein, whose translation MASRGAHFGEESPLVGRLGSGTIFFSSCNLLCSFCQNDDISHGGAGGEVGPETLADMMLSLAGQGCHNINLVTPTHVVPQILEGLLLAASRGLEIPLVYNCGGYESLETLKILDGVVDVYMPDFKFWDNDWARYACGVSDYREHACRALKEMHRQVGDLVLAEDGTALRGLLVRHLVMPGDVAGTEKVMEFIAREISRETYVNIMDQYRPCHDALGDPVLGRRITGAEYARASAAAEAAGLRRLDGRRRLRPV comes from the coding sequence GTGGCGAGCCGGGGAGCCCACTTCGGCGAGGAGTCGCCACTGGTCGGCCGCCTCGGGTCGGGCACGATCTTTTTCAGTTCCTGCAACCTGCTGTGCTCATTCTGCCAGAATGATGACATCAGTCACGGCGGCGCGGGGGGAGAGGTCGGGCCGGAAACCCTGGCGGATATGATGCTGTCCCTTGCCGGCCAGGGCTGTCACAACATCAATCTCGTCACACCCACGCACGTGGTTCCCCAGATACTCGAGGGACTTCTCCTGGCGGCATCCCGGGGCCTGGAAATCCCTCTCGTCTATAACTGTGGTGGCTACGAGAGCCTGGAAACGCTGAAAATCCTCGACGGTGTCGTCGATGTCTACATGCCGGACTTCAAATTCTGGGACAACGACTGGGCCCGCTATGCCTGTGGTGTTTCCGATTACCGGGAACATGCCTGCCGGGCACTGAAGGAGATGCATCGCCAGGTTGGAGACCTGGTTCTCGCCGAAGACGGAACAGCCCTGCGGGGCCTGCTGGTGCGGCACCTCGTCATGCCGGGCGACGTGGCAGGCACCGAAAAAGTCATGGAGTTCATTGCCCGTGAAATTTCCCGGGAAACCTATGTCAACATCATGGATCAGTACCGGCCCTGCCACGATGCCCTGGGAGACCCCGTGCTGGGGCGGAGAATAACGGGTGCTGAATACGCCCGGGCATCGGCTGCGGCTGAAGCCGCCGGTCTGCGGCGTCTTGACGGCCGTCGGCGCCTGCGGCCTGTATAG
- the pdxS gene encoding pyridoxal 5'-phosphate synthase lyase subunit PdxS, with product MEKSGTLPLKTGLAEMLKGGVIMDVTNPEQAKMAEDAGAVSVMALERVPADIRAQGGVARMTDPEIIEKIMECVSIPVMAKVRIGHFVEAQILESMGIAFIDESEVLTPADEHYHINKWNFKVPFVCGAVNLGEALRRLGEGAAMLRTKGEAGTGNVVEAVRHMRAINDEIARLSGLPEEELMTAARNLGAPYELVRMVARDRKLPVLNFSAGGIASPADAALMMQLGSDGVFVGSGIFKSKEPARRASAIVQAVTHYRDPEVLVQVSRSLGDAMPGLDISSLTEKDKLQTRGD from the coding sequence ATGGAAAAGTCTGGAACTCTGCCTTTGAAGACAGGGCTTGCGGAAATGCTGAAGGGCGGAGTCATCATGGATGTGACCAACCCCGAGCAGGCGAAGATGGCCGAGGATGCCGGGGCTGTTTCGGTTATGGCCCTCGAGAGAGTACCTGCCGACATCAGGGCCCAGGGCGGCGTTGCCCGCATGACTGACCCGGAAATCATAGAAAAGATCATGGAGTGCGTCTCTATTCCCGTCATGGCGAAGGTTCGGATCGGCCACTTCGTTGAGGCCCAGATTCTCGAATCAATGGGAATCGCCTTCATCGACGAGAGCGAGGTTCTCACGCCCGCCGATGAGCACTATCACATCAACAAGTGGAACTTCAAGGTTCCCTTCGTCTGCGGCGCCGTCAACCTCGGCGAGGCGCTCAGGAGGCTCGGTGAAGGAGCGGCCATGCTGCGCACCAAGGGGGAAGCCGGAACGGGCAACGTGGTCGAGGCCGTTCGGCACATGCGCGCGATTAACGATGAAATAGCGCGCCTTTCGGGACTTCCCGAAGAAGAACTCATGACGGCGGCAAGAAACCTGGGGGCGCCCTACGAGCTGGTGAGAATGGTCGCCCGGGACCGGAAGCTGCCCGTGTTGAATTTCTCCGCCGGCGGCATCGCCTCCCCTGCCGACGCGGCACTCATGATGCAGCTCGGTTCCGACGGAGTCTTCGTGGGATCGGGCATCTTCAAGTCGAAGGAACCTGCACGGCGGGCAAGCGCCATCGTTCAGGCCGTAACCCACTACAGAGACCCTGAAGTCCTCGTCCAGGTATCACGATCTCTCGGCGACGCCATGCCGGGTCTGGATATCTCCTCGCTTACCGAAAAAGACAAGCTTCAGACACGGGGCGACTGA
- the gcvPB gene encoding aminomethyl-transferring glycine dehydrogenase subunit GcvPB produces MKDGLATRGLVLNEPLLWKKGRKGRAGVVIPAADVDPAPVDELLRGRGPDFPDLSELDVVRHYTRLSQWNFGVDSGMYPLGSCTMKYNPKTNEKQASRKGFARLHPLLPDELSQGALQLMGELQDYLIEITGMPAVSLQPAAGAQGELTGMLVMHALFKHRGESRTKIIVPDTAHGTNPASAALCGFSSVPAASGERGILEVQTVEAIMDDATAGIMVTNPNTLGLFEENIQEIARIVHERGGLVYCDGANMNALMGIVDMAGLGIDILHLNLHKTFSTPHGGGGPGAGPVLVTEELEPFLPIPRIIQKSGTRRLSEDYPLSIGKVHGFYGNFGVLIKACSYIRSMGTDLKMASRMAVLSANYLKERLKGTFHLPFDRPCMHECVFTDAFQQPLGVTTLDIAKRLMDYGFHPPTVYFPLVVKGAIMIEPTETESKETLDTFVESMLAIAREARETPELLKNAPHICRTRRLDETQAARKPCLAG; encoded by the coding sequence ATGAAGGATGGTCTCGCCACCCGAGGCCTGGTATTGAACGAACCCCTGCTCTGGAAAAAGGGCCGGAAGGGACGGGCCGGTGTGGTCATACCTGCCGCCGATGTTGACCCGGCTCCTGTCGATGAACTGCTTCGTGGCCGGGGTCCCGATTTTCCGGACCTGTCCGAACTTGACGTGGTACGCCATTATACCCGCCTCTCCCAATGGAACTTCGGAGTGGACTCGGGCATGTATCCCCTGGGGTCCTGCACCATGAAATATAATCCAAAGACAAATGAAAAACAGGCCTCACGAAAAGGGTTCGCCCGGCTTCACCCGTTGCTTCCGGATGAGTTGTCCCAGGGGGCGCTGCAGCTCATGGGAGAACTCCAGGACTACCTGATCGAAATCACCGGCATGCCTGCCGTGTCCCTCCAGCCTGCGGCGGGCGCCCAGGGTGAACTGACGGGAATGCTCGTCATGCACGCCTTGTTTAAACACCGTGGTGAATCCCGCACAAAAATAATAGTTCCCGACACGGCCCACGGGACGAACCCGGCAAGCGCCGCCCTGTGCGGTTTCTCGTCCGTCCCGGCGGCCTCCGGTGAAAGGGGTATCCTCGAAGTGCAAACCGTTGAAGCCATCATGGATGACGCAACGGCGGGTATCATGGTCACCAACCCGAACACCCTGGGCCTTTTCGAAGAAAATATACAGGAGATAGCCCGTATCGTCCACGAACGGGGAGGACTTGTATACTGTGACGGGGCAAACATGAATGCCCTCATGGGCATTGTCGACATGGCCGGGCTGGGCATCGACATCCTGCACCTGAACCTGCACAAGACCTTCTCAACCCCCCACGGCGGCGGAGGTCCCGGAGCGGGGCCCGTACTGGTCACGGAAGAGCTCGAGCCCTTTCTGCCGATCCCGCGGATCATCCAGAAATCGGGAACCCGGCGGCTCTCCGAGGACTACCCGCTCTCCATCGGAAAGGTACATGGCTTTTATGGTAACTTCGGCGTTCTCATCAAGGCCTGCAGCTATATCAGGAGCATGGGCACCGACTTGAAAATGGCGAGCCGGATGGCTGTTTTGAGCGCCAATTATCTCAAGGAACGCCTCAAGGGCACCTTCCATCTCCCCTTTGACCGCCCCTGCATGCACGAATGCGTCTTTACGGACGCCTTTCAGCAGCCACTGGGCGTGACAACCCTTGACATAGCGAAACGCCTCATGGATTACGGCTTCCATCCGCCCACGGTTTACTTCCCGCTGGTCGTCAAGGGAGCCATCATGATTGAACCAACGGAAACAGAGTCAAAAGAAACCCTTGATACATTTGTGGAATCCATGCTGGCAATAGCCCGGGAAGCCCGGGAAACACCGGAGCTTCTGAAAAACGCTCCCCACATCTGCAGGACACGGCGGCTGGATGAAACGCAAGCCGCCCGCAAGCCCTGTCTGGCAGGATGA
- the gcvH gene encoding glycine cleavage system protein GcvH, with the protein MKEISTLLFPEDLLYAEDHEWTRIENETLTIGIDDYAQDRLGDIVFVELPREGDTFGRGEEFGTVESVKAVSELYMPVGGEVISVNTDLEDSPERINQSPYGDGWLIRVRPDNEEELDLLMKKEAYITYLEGKD; encoded by the coding sequence ATGAAAGAAATCAGTACACTGCTTTTCCCCGAGGACCTGCTGTACGCGGAGGATCACGAATGGACAAGGATCGAAAACGAGACCCTGACTATCGGAATTGACGACTACGCCCAGGACCGGTTGGGTGATATCGTTTTTGTCGAACTTCCCCGGGAGGGAGACACTTTCGGCCGGGGAGAAGAGTTCGGCACCGTTGAATCCGTGAAGGCTGTCTCCGAACTGTACATGCCCGTCGGCGGAGAGGTTATCTCGGTAAATACGGATTTGGAGGATTCTCCTGAACGCATCAACCAGTCTCCTTACGGCGACGGGTGGCTGATCAGGGTACGGCCCGACAACGAGGAAGAACTCGATCTGCTCATGAAAAAAGAAGCCTACATCACATACCTTGAAGGAAAAGATTGA
- the lipA gene encoding lipoyl synthase, which translates to MNGRTRPSPKPKWLKKRLAAGPGFEPTRSFLRENALHTVCEEARCPNLRECFSRGTATFLILGNRCTRNCRFCAITQGRPDPPDRLEAGRVAAAAEDMNLAYVVVTSVTRDDLADGGASCFAETVTAIRRRVPGAAAEILVPDFQGDREALLGVLRSGPAVLNHNMETVSRLYPVVRPGADYDRSLGVLARAAAFSPSIPVKTGLMLGLGETAAELKETLKDIYRAGARIITLGQYLQPAPGKHPVARFVPPEEFEQWKEEARATGFAAVASGPFVRSSYDAAALHGSFLKTFPD; encoded by the coding sequence ATGAACGGCCGGACCCGTCCCTCACCGAAACCGAAATGGCTGAAGAAGCGGCTTGCCGCGGGCCCCGGCTTTGAGCCCACCAGGTCATTTCTTCGAGAAAACGCGCTCCATACGGTGTGCGAGGAAGCCCGCTGCCCCAACCTTCGGGAATGTTTTTCCCGGGGCACGGCCACCTTCCTGATACTGGGAAACCGCTGCACCCGGAATTGCCGCTTCTGCGCCATCACACAGGGAAGGCCGGACCCGCCCGACAGGCTCGAAGCCGGGCGGGTCGCGGCAGCCGCCGAAGACATGAATCTTGCCTATGTGGTGGTTACATCAGTGACCAGGGACGACCTGGCCGATGGCGGAGCATCCTGCTTTGCAGAAACAGTGACGGCCATAAGACGACGTGTTCCGGGAGCCGCGGCAGAAATACTCGTTCCCGACTTTCAGGGCGACCGGGAAGCTCTCCTCGGGGTTCTGCGATCAGGTCCCGCCGTTTTAAACCACAACATGGAGACGGTATCCCGCCTTTACCCCGTTGTCCGCCCCGGGGCCGACTATGATCGATCACTGGGAGTGCTGGCGAGGGCCGCCGCCTTCAGCCCGTCAATACCCGTCAAGACGGGACTCATGCTGGGTCTTGGCGAAACAGCCGCCGAACTGAAAGAAACCCTGAAGGACATCTACCGGGCGGGCGCGCGGATTATCACGCTGGGACAATATCTCCAGCCGGCGCCGGGAAAGCATCCCGTGGCCCGCTTTGTCCCGCCTGAAGAATTTGAACAGTGGAAAGAGGAGGCCCGCGCCACAGGATTTGCCGCCGTCGCCTCGGGGCCCTTTGTGAGAAGTTCCTATGACGCGGCGGCACTCCATGGATCCTTTCTGAAAACGTTTCCGGATTGA
- the gcvPA gene encoding aminomethyl-transferring glycine dehydrogenase subunit GcvPA, giving the protein MPYLPHTPEDIDEMLALTGHADLDTLFEQIPEPCRRVSEMNLPEALSEWQLDAVMENLAEQNALRPEYKIFLGAGSYDHYIPETVPYLTGRSEFATSYTPYQPELSQGTLQAMYEYQTLMTRLTGMDIANASLYDGASAFAEGLLMAVRVTKRKRIALSTLVHPFYRQAARTYLEPTGCDIIELPPLPSGTTDLSPLAGRETTAALALQSPNFFGCVENLPVAAELIQGSGGLLVATFTEPLAFALYRSPGEDGADIACGEGQSLGIPQSFGGPGLGIFAARSDYMRAMPGRLVGKTRDRAGREGFVLTLATREQHIRRERATSNICTNSSLCALACSIYIASLGGTGIRALAKMNYDKAQYLKQGLAGAGWKLPFPAATFNEFVVKIPGDATAVHRRLLEKKILAGLSLERWYPELPGHYLLCATETSSRSDMDLLIEEVRS; this is encoded by the coding sequence ATGCCCTATCTGCCCCACACTCCCGAAGATATTGATGAAATGCTTGCACTGACGGGTCATGCAGACCTTGACACACTCTTTGAGCAAATACCCGAACCCTGTCGCCGCGTTTCCGAGATGAATCTTCCCGAGGCGCTTTCGGAATGGCAGCTTGACGCCGTGATGGAGAATCTCGCGGAACAAAACGCCCTCCGGCCGGAATATAAGATCTTCCTTGGAGCCGGGAGCTATGATCATTACATCCCCGAGACGGTCCCCTATCTCACGGGACGGTCTGAATTCGCGACCTCCTACACTCCCTATCAGCCCGAATTAAGCCAGGGAACGCTCCAGGCCATGTACGAATACCAGACGTTGATGACACGGCTTACGGGAATGGATATCGCCAACGCTTCGCTCTACGATGGAGCGTCCGCTTTCGCCGAGGGACTGCTCATGGCGGTGAGGGTGACGAAACGCAAGCGAATCGCCCTCTCGACACTTGTCCATCCCTTCTACCGCCAGGCGGCCCGCACCTACCTGGAACCCACCGGCTGCGACATCATCGAACTCCCCCCCCTGCCCTCGGGAACAACGGACCTGTCACCCCTGGCGGGGCGGGAAACGACAGCAGCCCTGGCTCTGCAGTCCCCCAATTTTTTCGGCTGCGTCGAAAACCTGCCTGTCGCGGCGGAACTGATTCAGGGCTCCGGAGGACTCCTGGTGGCGACCTTCACGGAGCCGCTCGCTTTTGCGCTCTACCGGTCGCCCGGAGAGGACGGCGCCGACATTGCCTGCGGCGAGGGTCAGAGCCTGGGAATTCCCCAGTCCTTCGGAGGACCGGGTCTCGGCATATTCGCCGCCCGTTCAGACTACATGCGGGCCATGCCGGGACGGCTGGTGGGGAAAACACGGGACCGCGCCGGCCGGGAGGGATTCGTTCTCACGCTGGCCACGCGGGAGCAGCATATCCGCCGCGAAAGGGCCACCTCGAACATATGCACAAACAGCAGTCTCTGTGCCCTGGCGTGTTCGATATACATTGCCTCCCTCGGCGGCACGGGCATCAGGGCCCTGGCGAAGATGAACTACGACAAGGCACAGTACCTGAAACAGGGACTTGCGGGGGCGGGCTGGAAGCTTCCCTTCCCTGCCGCGACATTCAACGAGTTCGTAGTGAAAATACCCGGTGACGCGACCGCGGTTCACCGGCGGCTCCTGGAAAAAAAGATTCTGGCGGGTCTTTCCCTTGAAAGGTGGTATCCCGAACTCCCGGGGCATTATCTGCTGTGTGCCACGGAAACATCCTCCCGGAGCGACATGGACCTGCTGATCGAGGAGGTGCGCTCATGA
- a CDS encoding class I SAM-dependent methyltransferase, producing MLNYLYKLIIDDVTDVSYGNCLEYFPETSKILDVGIGNGIMLEQYHSLIRSKQLRITGIDINRQYLKHCRKMIRKCGLEDLIKVHYASIESFRPPRNHYYDYILFSMSFMLFDDQQIVLDRIKPWITPNGEVIFCQTMYEDRSLFLEIVKPRLKYLTTIDFGKVTYKKDFFDLLDKKNMTVTESRVIKKELFKGEYHLIVSSPENGIGAHWGHTPGR from the coding sequence ATGCTGAACTATCTATACAAACTTATCATTGACGATGTTACCGACGTTTCCTACGGGAACTGTCTTGAGTATTTTCCCGAAACCTCGAAAATTCTCGATGTGGGAATCGGCAACGGTATTATGCTTGAACAATACCATTCGCTCATACGATCGAAACAGCTCAGGATCACCGGGATCGATATCAACCGTCAATACCTGAAACACTGCAGAAAAATGATCCGTAAATGCGGCCTCGAAGACCTGATCAAGGTTCATTACGCGTCGATTGAATCCTTTCGCCCCCCCAGGAACCATTACTACGACTACATACTGTTCAGTATGAGTTTCATGCTCTTTGACGACCAGCAGATTGTCCTTGACCGGATCAAACCCTGGATCACGCCGAATGGAGAAGTCATCTTCTGCCAGACCATGTATGAAGACCGGTCCCTGTTCCTTGAAATCGTCAAGCCACGCCTGAAGTACCTGACCACCATCGATTTCGGAAAAGTGACGTACAAGAAAGACTTCTTTGACCTGCTTGACAAGAAGAATATGACCGTTACCGAAAGCAGGGTTATCAAAAAAGAGTTGTTTAAAGGGGAATATCACCTGATTGTATCGTCGCCGGAAAACGGCATCGGGGCGCACTGGGGGCATACGCCCGGAAGGTGA